GCAACGCCAGATGGACGGGGCCAGGCTTCAGGGGCAAGAGGGTGCCGTCGCGGGAGATTTTGCCCTCGGGAAACATCACCAAACTCTCACCCCGGCGCAGCAGTTCAATGGCAGTTTGTAAAGACTCGCGCCCTGGTCGGTCCCGGCGCACGGGAAAGCCCCCCAACTGGCGGATCCACCAGCCCTGGAACCCACGCATCTCTTCGGCGGCCACCATGAAGTACAGATGGCGTCCCGAGGTCAACCAGCCGACCCCATAGGGCACCATCACCGCATCCCAGCGCGAACGATGGGTTGGCGTCACCAGTAAGGCACCCGTTTTGGGGATGTGCTCCTGGCCAGTGACTTCAATCCGGCGGAAGTACAGGGGAAACAACAATTTGCCCAAGTAGTAAGCGGCACCCGTCAGCCAAGGGGACAGACGCGGTAGATTAGCCATGGTCCGTTGCTCCCAACGCTTGTCCCGCCACCCAGCCCGTTGTCCAGGCGGCTTGCAGGTTAAACCCACCCGTTAGCCCGTCCATGTCTAAAATCCTAAAATCTCTCCAGCCAGGTACGGCCCTCTTTGCATCGTGCGGCTATTTACCTCG
This window of the Gloeomargarita sp. SKYB120 genome carries:
- a CDS encoding NAD(P)/FAD-dependent oxidoreductase: MDGLTGGFNLQAAWTTGWVAGQALGATDHG
- a CDS encoding 1-acyl-sn-glycerol-3-phosphate acyltransferase, producing the protein MANLPRLSPWLTGAAYYLGKLLFPLYFRRIEVTGQEHIPKTGALLVTPTHRSRWDAVMVPYGVGWLTSGRHLYFMVAAEEMRGFQGWWIRQLGGFPVRRDRPGRESLQTAIELLRRGESLVMFPEGKISRDGTLLPLKPGPVHLALQAVRQNPDLVLYLLPMYLWYSHPYQPWGTDVKIRIGQGLRVFPPAEGAVRQATQTLTDALRNALIALGQGLHHSV